The DNA segment GAGCTGGCCGAGGCTAGTCGTGAGTGCGGCGGCCCCGTACCACTGAATCGACCCGTAGAGGAAGGCGGCAGCCCCGACCGGCAGCGAGACGGCGTTCTGGTCCGATCCGACGGTTCGTATCGTCTCGATTCCGCTCTGGCTCCCCAGGACGAGGAGGGCGATCGCGACCACGTACGCGATGATCGTCATCCGCCCCGCGTAGAGCGACCGGCGGAGGCTCTCGGCGGCGCCGTCGACGTACTCGCCTAGACCGAGCCCCCGCGAGATGAGGTAGAGACCGAGCAGGGTCGAGACGGAACCGATGACGAGTCCCGGGTACTCCAACAGCGCGCCGACGAGGGCGAGCGGATAGATGAGTAGCAGGATGCCGAGCGGGATCAGGATGGTCCCGCGGGTTTCCGGATCGGCCATGACCTGCTTGATGGTGTAGTACATCGACTCCAAGTTCTGTGCCTGTCGGACGACGACCCGGCGGACGCCGTCGACCGGCACGCGGGCGCGGATCACTGGGAGGACGGATTCGTCCTGCGCCCCGTCCGTGACGACGACGGTCGTGACGTCCTCGCCGGTCGAGAGACTCGCGAGCACCGTATCGACCTCGTCTCCGATCTCGCGACTCGCGCTGACTTCACCCTCCTCGTTTCCGGTCACGGCGGCGACTTCGACGCTCTCTCCACGGGCGTCGATTTCGTCGTAGACGTGCAGCCCCTGGAAGATCACGTTCGCATCCGAGTCCTCGGGATCGGCGGTCGCCAGTGCAACGGCGGCCTCCTCCACCGGTTCGCGTCCGATAACCGGCGTGGTAAAGCCGGTCTTGCGGCCGAGGTCGTCGTCCAGGTCGACGCAGAGGACCAGCAGCATCGGGTGGCTGTACGAAAGCCGGCTATATCCGTCTTCGGGGATCGTCGAACCGGGTTAGGGGTACGGATCGCGACCGCGGCGCGACCGTTCGGGTATCGCTGGAGTCGCGGTACCGTTCCGGCTGTACCGACCGAGCCGAGTCGCACTCCGGCTACACCGGTCGAGCCGAGTCGACGCCATCGATCTCGAACCGCGCGCCGCCCGATGTACTTTCGCCGACCGTCAGGGTCCACCCGTGTGCCTGGACGATCTCCCCGACGATGGCGAGGCCGATTCCAGTTCCGTCCGGCTCGGTCGTCACCCCTGCGTCGAGAACGTCCGCGTCGGGGAGGCCTGGGCCGTCGTCCTCGACGAAGAACCCGGGTGACCCCGTTGGTCGGTTCGACCCCGATTCGAGCCAGCCGACACGAATCTCCCGTGCCGACTCGTCCCTCGACCGGTCGGCGTCTTCCACCGCGGACGAGTCGCGGTCGGTCGGGCCGCGATCGTCGGTGATAGCGTGCTCGACGACGTTTCGAAACAGGTTCGTAAAGAGCTCGCACAGTCTGCTTCGATCGGCCGATAGGGTCCCGGAGACGTCGCGACGCAGCTCGACCGGTCCCTCGACGACGGCCCACGCCTCGTCGACGACGGCCTCGAGGTCGACCCGCTCGACGTCTCCGACGGTGTCGCCCTGTCTGGCGAGTGTCAACAGATCGTCGATCAGCCTCGCCATTCGATCGAGCGCCCACGATATCTCGGCGGCCGAATCGTGCTCGACGGCGTCTTCGAGGAGTTCTGCGTGCCCCTGTGCGACGTTGAGGGGATTCCGGAGGTCGTGGCTCACCAGGCTGGCGAACTGCTCGAGCCGGTCGTTCTGTCGCTCCAGTTCGTGCTGGTATCGGCGTTCGTCGGTGATCTCGCGGAACGCGTTGACGGTGCCCGTAAACGCCCCGTCGTCGAGCGGCAACAACGCCAGTGTCGCGCGGTAGATCTTCGTCTCGCAGTCGCGCGTGTGAAGTTTCGGTTCGTGTGTGATCTCCGAGACGTCAGTGTCGTCACTGAGCAGTGTGCGGACACGCTCGACGTAGGAGTCGGTCTCCTGGGGGTCGAAGTAGCCCCGCTCGACGAACGTCTGGAAGGGCTCGCCGACGATCTCGTCGGCCGCCTCCGAGAACGGCGCGACGAACTCGTCGTTCGCCCAGGTGATC comes from the Halovivax cerinus genome and includes:
- a CDS encoding DUF373 family protein, which gives rise to MLLVLCVDLDDDLGRKTGFTTPVIGREPVEEAAVALATADPEDSDANVIFQGLHVYDEIDARGESVEVAAVTGNEEGEVSASREIGDEVDTVLASLSTGEDVTTVVVTDGAQDESVLPVIRARVPVDGVRRVVVRQAQNLESMYYTIKQVMADPETRGTILIPLGILLLIYPLALVGALLEYPGLVIGSVSTLLGLYLISRGLGLGEYVDGAAESLRRSLYAGRMTIIAYVVAIALLVLGSQSGIETIRTVGSDQNAVSLPVGAAAFLYGSIQWYGAAALTTSLGQLTDAYIGGRLEWRYLNAPFYVIAMAVVLFAVSGFFIGRTSVTALATALTGGTLLAILSTLTFAIVESRVVADASQRTMDVGE
- a CDS encoding PAS domain S-box protein, producing the protein MYVLDSTGRCVLANDALASFSGYDREDLVGSHASSFVGRDDFERASELLSALETGDEAPDRFEFTLETGDGDERVGEATVAPVPAGDRVLGSVGVVRDVSERAQRTRELARYRTIVETAPIGLFALDETGTITWANDEFVAPFSEAADEIVGEPFQTFVERGYFDPQETDSYVERVRTLLSDDTDVSEITHEPKLHTRDCETKIYRATLALLPLDDGAFTGTVNAFREITDERRYQHELERQNDRLEQFASLVSHDLRNPLNVAQGHAELLEDAVEHDSAAEISWALDRMARLIDDLLTLARQGDTVGDVERVDLEAVVDEAWAVVEGPVELRRDVSGTLSADRSRLCELFTNLFRNVVEHAITDDRGPTDRDSSAVEDADRSRDESAREIRVGWLESGSNRPTGSPGFFVEDDGPGLPDADVLDAGVTTEPDGTGIGLAIVGEIVQAHGWTLTVGESTSGGARFEIDGVDSARPV